The sequence below is a genomic window from Pyramidobacter sp. YE332.
TGTCTTCGCCGCGGGCGAACGCCTCCATCCGCCAGCGCTCGCCCGCCAGCCAGGCGATCACTCGGGCTTCGATCGCCGAGAAGTCGGCGACGATGAACTTGTTTCCTGGCGTCGGGATAAACGCCGTGCGCACCAGCTGGCCGAGGATCTCCGATGTGTCGTAATCGTCGTAGGCCAGACGCAGGCCGTTGTAGTCGCCGGACCTGACCAGCGTCCGGGCGACGTCGAGATTCGGCAGGCTGTTGCGCCGCAGGTTTTGCAGCTGCACCAGCCGCCCCGCCCAGCGCCCGGTCCGGTTAGCGCCGTAGTACTGGAACGCGCCGTTGACTGTGCCGAAGCCTTCGATTTCGCTCGAGGCGTTATAAGCTCTCAGCATGGCGTCGTACTTTTTGACCGACGCCTTGCTGACCGAGAGTTTCAGTCCCACCGCCCGCTTGATCAGCGGGTCTTCGACGCTGTCCCGCAGTGCTTCGGCTGCGGTCTTCGTGAGGCTTTCGACGGCGGCGCCCTTTTCGGCCAGCCAGGATTTGAACTGAACGACGCTGTTCGGGTTGCCCAGTCCGGTAAGGCGTTTCAACTCCGTTACGGCGGCGTCGGTGACTTGTTCCGACATCTTCACGGCCTGTTCGGCCAGTCGGCGATCGACGCCGATGCCGCGGCGGTTGATCTCGTAGTCCAGGAGGAACACACGGCGCTCCGCCTCCGGTTGGTCAAATTTGATCAGGCGCTTGTACACCTCGCGCTCCGCTTCCACGTCGCGCCGGTTGTATTCCTTGAACGCCGCCCAGCGCTCGGGATCATCCTTCGGCAGGTTGCGCGTGCGGCCGCCGTTGGCCTTCGTCGGCTTGCAGGGTTTGGAAAAGTAGTTGACCAGCTGCGTGCCGATGGTCATCTTGCCCTTGTCGAACAGGTGCAGGACATTGGACAGCGCCGCCAGCGACGGCGGCAGTCCGGCGTAATTGGCCAGAGCCATGGTGCACAGCCACTCGTCGGGGCGGATGACAAAGCCTTTGCGGGATAAGACCGTCATCTCGAAGACGGCGTTGTGAGCCGCTTTGACGATGCCTTTATCGGCGAAAAGGCGCCGGAAAGTCTTGTACTTCTCTTTGAAACTGGATTCCGTCGCGTCGCAGGTGACGACAGGGCCGTCGTCCAGCGCGTATGAGAGCAGCAGGATCTCGCAGGATGGAGAAGCGGCGTACTTATGTACGCCGCGCTTCCCCAGATCCTCGTCGCAGTAGGTTTCTAAGTCGAGATGCAGCACCCGCCTAGAAGAGGTCGTCATTGGCCGCGGCCTCGGCTTCCTCTTCC
It includes:
- a CDS encoding DNA polymerase — its product is MTTSSRRVLHLDLETYCDEDLGKRGVHKYAASPSCEILLLSYALDDGPVVTCDATESSFKEKYKTFRRLFADKGIVKAAHNAVFEMTVLSRKGFVIRPDEWLCTMALANYAGLPPSLAALSNVLHLFDKGKMTIGTQLVNYFSKPCKPTKANGGRTRNLPKDDPERWAAFKEYNRRDVEAEREVYKRLIKFDQPEAERRVFLLDYEINRRGIGVDRRLAEQAVKMSEQVTDAAVTELKRLTGLGNPNSVVQFKSWLAEKGAAVESLTKTAAEALRDSVEDPLIKRAVGLKLSVSKASVKKYDAMLRAYNASSEIEGFGTVNGAFQYYGANRTGRWAGRLVQLQNLRRNSLPNLDVARTLVRSGDYNGLRLAYDDYDTSEILGQLVRTAFIPTPGNKFIVADFSAIEARVIAWLAGERWRMEAFARGEDIYKSSYSQAFGVPVDQITKEMRQKGKIMELACGYGGSVGALKAFGADRLGLNDDELKHLVNRWRSASPNIVRFWHRIENAGKDAIDEGRTTRFKPGLKSVTKQDA